From Cecembia calidifontis, one genomic window encodes:
- a CDS encoding Cas10/Cmr2 second palm domain-containing protein: MTKYLYGASIQGIQNFIFQTNKLKEIVGGSELVDYLSSTFFKEFLKENGIPFHEGDLILSAAGNIKYEFSNAEDCQKVVKGFSKEVMLKAPGITVSQAVVSLNEFETYGKALQKLEDRLRIQRNKANYILGDYNPFKIGASARRTGGLGVKYEKDEVIDLGQLNKHKRAAISESKLMEVLTGRKKATAIKDNSELAIEWGDFTSGNNWLGIIHADGNGLGAHIMSIYRKIEGDGIKEVIREFSKTLDLATKQSVREAYQEIFGNESKSETYEPPIRPILLGGDDITVIIKGDAAIPFTNVFLKKFEANTKSMFLEFEKRLKIEDKNLGLGKGLTACAGVSFVKPNFPFHYGVHLSESLTAAAKTTSKSNLIEGKIPSSAIFFKVQSSYVEDYSSIVDKMLDHDHIRFDFGPYFIDKNTSYSTIDELLSWIKTVKRPSAPRAGLRQWLGIIPHDPTQAKFMFDRIKQNLKERNNQNIISDLHLENEYPFKRDNKMYTHLFDVVNLSSL; this comes from the coding sequence ATGACAAAATATTTATATGGCGCCAGTATTCAGGGCATCCAAAATTTTATATTTCAAACTAACAAGCTTAAAGAAATTGTAGGGGGGAGTGAGTTGGTTGATTATTTGAGCAGTACCTTTTTCAAAGAGTTTCTTAAGGAGAATGGAATTCCGTTTCACGAGGGAGACTTGATTTTGAGTGCAGCAGGAAATATTAAATATGAATTTAGCAATGCTGAAGACTGTCAGAAAGTCGTGAAAGGATTTTCAAAAGAAGTGATGTTAAAAGCGCCAGGGATTACTGTCAGCCAAGCAGTTGTAAGCCTCAATGAATTTGAGACTTACGGCAAAGCACTTCAAAAATTAGAAGATCGGTTAAGGATACAGCGAAACAAAGCTAACTATATTCTGGGTGATTATAATCCATTTAAAATTGGAGCTTCGGCAAGAAGGACAGGAGGTTTAGGTGTAAAGTATGAAAAAGATGAAGTAATAGACTTAGGTCAGTTAAATAAACATAAGCGTGCAGCAATAAGCGAGTCAAAGCTAATGGAGGTTTTGACAGGAAGGAAAAAAGCGACGGCCATAAAGGACAACTCTGAACTTGCAATAGAATGGGGGGATTTCACTTCAGGGAATAATTGGTTGGGAATAATTCATGCCGATGGCAATGGATTAGGGGCTCATATCATGTCGATTTACAGAAAAATTGAAGGGGATGGCATAAAAGAAGTTATCAGGGAGTTTTCCAAAACCCTTGATTTGGCCACCAAACAATCTGTAAGAGAAGCCTATCAAGAAATTTTTGGGAATGAGTCAAAATCTGAGACCTATGAACCTCCGATTCGACCGATTCTTTTGGGGGGAGATGATATAACCGTGATAATTAAAGGGGATGCAGCAATTCCTTTTACAAACGTCTTCCTCAAAAAATTCGAAGCAAACACAAAGTCGATGTTCCTTGAATTCGAAAAAAGGCTAAAAATAGAAGACAAAAATCTTGGCCTTGGCAAAGGACTAACTGCATGTGCTGGAGTGAGTTTTGTGAAACCAAATTTTCCATTTCATTATGGAGTTCATTTGAGCGAGTCTTTAACAGCCGCAGCCAAAACTACCTCGAAGTCCAATCTGATTGAGGGGAAAATACCATCTTCAGCGATTTTCTTTAAAGTCCAATCAAGCTATGTGGAGGACTATTCTTCCATTGTAGATAAAATGCTTGATCATGACCATATCCGATTCGATTTTGGCCCCTATTTTATTGATAAAAATACTTCTTACAGCACGATAGATGAGCTTCTTTCTTGGATTAAGACTGTCAAGCGACCTTCTGCTCCTCGGGCAGGTCTGCGTCAATGGCTGGGCATTATACCTCATGATCCTACACAGGCCAAGTTTATGTTTGACAGAATCAAACAAAACCTAAAAGAGAGAAACAACCAAAATATAATTTCCGACCTGCACTTGGAAAATGAGTATCCTTTTAAGCGTGACAACAAGATGTACACACATCTTTTTGATGTAGTCAATCTTTCATCTCTTTAA
- a CDS encoding RAMP superfamily CRISPR-associated protein: MKTIKFSIQFYGYWHVGSGLSEGTKADSLVLKDRNNLPYIPGKTIKGLFRHAAEELAALSETYLDKDMVQKAFGSFGYAESSGSKLFFSDAQLSSFHAKEILSQDLSESLYEVISSTKIDELGVAEDKSLRQMEVTIPLTLYGVITDFENRYYELLIKSAPMIKYLGLNRNRGLGRCEIKVFES, encoded by the coding sequence ATGAAAACAATAAAATTCTCTATTCAATTTTATGGGTATTGGCATGTCGGCTCAGGTCTCTCAGAAGGCACTAAGGCAGATAGTCTTGTTCTAAAAGATCGTAATAACCTCCCTTATATTCCTGGCAAAACCATCAAGGGGCTTTTTAGACATGCGGCCGAGGAATTAGCGGCCTTATCAGAAACCTATTTAGATAAGGATATGGTTCAGAAAGCCTTTGGATCTTTTGGATACGCTGAAAGTAGTGGCTCCAAACTATTTTTCTCTGATGCGCAGCTATCTTCATTCCATGCAAAAGAGATCCTCTCCCAAGATCTTTCAGAATCTCTTTATGAGGTAATTTCTTCAACCAAAATAGATGAATTAGGTGTGGCCGAAGATAAAAGTCTCCGCCAAATGGAAGTGACCATTCCTCTTACTTTATATGGAGTAATTACAGATTTTGAGAACAGATATTATGAACTGCTCATCAAATCAGCCCCTATGATAAAATACCTTGGTCTTAATAGAAATCGGGGATTAGGAAGATGTGAAATTAAAGTGTTTGAATCATGA
- a CDS encoding RAMP superfamily CRISPR-associated protein has translation MKVLTHRFLAQITIEAHSAFAINSGKVGLLNDNMVAKDGNGLPYLPGTSIAGVLRHAIDKELENELFGTSGIGNSRGRESKDGFGSRLVISPGLLVGKDGRVIEGLQTIDFEDPFYSLFRALPLRDHVKINSKGTAEKGAKYDEELVFKGTRFVFEIELKGVKEDQNSWEKLLGILETPDFRLGSGTRKGYGEFKIIHERSFQRIFDLTETSDLSAYLTKTVSLNFPIPNGEKLNIEKVQGLIGWKKYELQLRAKDFFLFGAGFGDGDVDHITKREKIISWVNHCPKISDEEYILIPATSIKGALAHRLRFNFSKEIEDYIESPKDFYHPQAKIDEEHLLSELKSLANLENLCVNTTDEVFMEIENKIREFDPFKTKPWICFENQLKDEAAIILKTGDQSEESNLAIKTLFGFANNHSQEEQKSSGKGNVIIQDVYLTYKKENDKVFNHVKIDRFTGGAIDGALFQEKAFYGKDQPIDLNIFVKKEALEDPKIKKAWEDTLEDLIQGGIPLGGMTTKGHGFFTGTKKEN, from the coding sequence ATGAAAGTACTCACGCATAGATTTTTAGCTCAAATAACCATCGAAGCTCATTCTGCATTTGCAATTAATTCTGGAAAAGTTGGATTGCTAAATGATAACATGGTAGCGAAAGACGGAAATGGTTTACCTTATTTACCAGGCACTTCAATTGCGGGAGTTCTCCGCCATGCCATCGACAAAGAATTAGAAAATGAACTGTTCGGTACTAGTGGAATTGGAAATTCAAGGGGCAGAGAATCCAAAGATGGGTTTGGAAGCAGGCTCGTCATAAGCCCCGGATTATTAGTGGGTAAAGACGGTAGAGTAATTGAAGGCCTTCAAACAATTGATTTCGAAGATCCTTTCTATTCATTATTCAGAGCTTTGCCTTTGAGAGATCATGTGAAAATCAACAGCAAAGGAACTGCAGAAAAGGGTGCTAAATACGATGAGGAACTGGTGTTTAAAGGAACACGATTTGTTTTTGAAATCGAACTGAAAGGTGTTAAAGAAGATCAAAACTCATGGGAAAAGCTACTTGGGATATTGGAAACACCGGACTTTAGATTGGGATCTGGAACCCGAAAAGGTTATGGTGAATTTAAGATTATCCATGAAAGGAGTTTCCAGCGCATTTTTGATCTAACAGAAACATCGGATCTGTCAGCATACTTAACCAAAACAGTTTCTCTTAATTTTCCTATCCCAAATGGAGAAAAACTTAATATAGAGAAGGTTCAGGGTTTAATAGGCTGGAAAAAATATGAGCTTCAACTGAGGGCAAAAGACTTTTTTCTATTTGGGGCAGGTTTCGGAGATGGAGATGTAGACCATATCACCAAGAGAGAGAAAATTATTTCATGGGTTAATCACTGTCCCAAAATCTCAGATGAGGAATATATTCTGATACCTGCTACTTCGATTAAAGGAGCATTAGCTCATAGGTTAAGATTTAATTTCAGTAAAGAGATTGAAGATTACATCGAGAGTCCAAAAGATTTTTATCATCCGCAGGCCAAAATAGATGAAGAGCATCTTCTTTCAGAATTAAAATCCCTGGCCAATTTGGAAAATTTATGTGTAAACACAACTGATGAGGTTTTCATGGAGATCGAAAACAAAATCCGTGAATTTGATCCATTTAAAACTAAACCATGGATTTGTTTCGAAAATCAGCTCAAAGATGAAGCTGCTATTATTCTTAAAACTGGAGACCAAAGCGAAGAATCTAATTTGGCTATTAAGACTCTTTTTGGGTTTGCCAATAACCATTCACAAGAAGAACAAAAATCATCGGGAAAGGGGAATGTCATCATACAGGATGTTTATCTCACCTACAAAAAAGAAAATGATAAGGTCTTCAATCATGTAAAGATTGATAGGTTTACTGGTGGGGCGATAGATGGCGCGCTTTTTCAAGAGAAAGCTTTTTATGGAAAAGATCAACCAATCGATTTAAATATTTTTGTTAAAAAAGAAGCTTTGGAAGATCCAAAAATTAAAAAAGCTTGGGAAGATACGCTTGAGGACTTAATTCAAGGTGGAATTCCTCTCGGAGGTATGACTACAAAAGGTCATGGATTTTTCACTGGAACAAAAAAGGAAAATTAA
- a CDS encoding TIGR04423 family type III CRISPR-associated protein produces the protein MKKITANDIDYSKSYTGYLWYSDESKPRIFNPDILQRSMFTPLPFVLEGYLYSPDEGGVCINIKNIDGEYLIHQVNLRDVDQNKLERFSFLASAPFENIGIKKFKAIQYWKAEKDEFCEGMEVLRPSWIVFEGFEYTTSHKNL, from the coding sequence ATGAAAAAAATCACAGCAAACGATATAGATTACAGCAAGTCCTACACAGGTTACCTTTGGTATTCGGATGAATCCAAACCAAGGATTTTTAATCCTGATATTCTTCAGCGTTCAATGTTTACTCCCTTACCTTTTGTACTGGAGGGTTACCTCTATTCCCCTGATGAAGGTGGGGTTTGTATTAATATTAAAAACATTGATGGGGAATACCTTATTCATCAGGTCAATCTTAGGGATGTTGATCAAAATAAACTTGAGCGTTTTAGCTTTTTAGCCTCAGCACCATTTGAAAATATTGGTATAAAAAAATTTAAGGCTATCCAGTATTGGAAAGCTGAAAAAGATGAATTCTGCGAAGGAATGGAAGTCTTAAGGCCTTCTTGGATTGTTTTTGAAGGATTTGAATACACTACTAGCCATAAAAACCTATGA
- a CDS encoding Card1-like endonuclease domain-containing protein, translating into MPHLVSIISDQAVPNLLFIRQFAEANSHFYFISSQEMEEKQATENLKVALKLPPECCHTIVIDADDVVRIHYQLNKFNFPIEDAFLVNITGGNKLMSQMVFSHFQSYKALMFYAPINSDFYQQVYPQVLKIPKDPGIKLSLDEYLYAYGFEITGDLQYFKGNPKPTTLFWKVLDAGGAGNVPEIAKANLPGYKDADKNYLLGNWFELYCYQFFKRVFHLNDSQIGCSVGLKKIGSATSSNHDNEFDLMFIFKNDLYVFECKVYTSSKYSKDKYQIPMYKLASLTQKFGLKCKKYLAVLAELPEVEESLDQLEQLRTNLGIDKLITLQDFMQYQDNQILTPNPVHKPDFQKKLNLLIEKFNG; encoded by the coding sequence ATGCCCCACCTCGTCTCCATTATCTCCGATCAGGCTGTGCCTAATTTGCTATTTATCAGGCAATTTGCAGAGGCTAATTCGCACTTTTATTTTATTTCCAGTCAGGAAATGGAGGAAAAACAGGCTACTGAAAACCTGAAAGTAGCCCTAAAGCTTCCCCCAGAGTGCTGCCATACTATAGTAATAGATGCTGATGACGTTGTCCGCATCCATTATCAATTGAACAAGTTTAATTTTCCAATCGAGGATGCATTTCTGGTCAATATAACAGGGGGAAATAAATTGATGTCCCAGATGGTATTTTCCCATTTTCAGTCCTATAAAGCCTTAATGTTTTATGCACCAATCAATTCTGATTTTTATCAGCAGGTTTATCCCCAGGTTTTGAAAATACCGAAGGATCCAGGAATTAAACTTTCTTTGGATGAATATCTATATGCTTACGGATTTGAAATCACTGGAGATTTACAATATTTCAAAGGGAATCCAAAGCCAACAACTCTATTCTGGAAAGTGCTTGATGCAGGTGGAGCAGGAAATGTACCTGAAATTGCTAAGGCCAATTTACCTGGGTATAAGGATGCTGACAAAAATTACCTCCTAGGAAATTGGTTTGAACTCTACTGTTACCAGTTTTTTAAACGAGTTTTTCACTTGAACGATTCTCAAATTGGCTGTAGTGTGGGACTTAAAAAAATTGGAAGTGCGACTTCCTCAAATCATGATAATGAATTTGACTTGATGTTTATTTTTAAAAATGACCTATATGTTTTTGAATGTAAGGTTTATACAAGTTCGAAATATTCAAAGGATAAATATCAAATTCCTATGTATAAACTGGCTTCATTGACTCAAAAATTTGGACTCAAGTGTAAAAAATATCTTGCAGTCTTAGCAGAACTTCCTGAAGTAGAGGAAAGTTTAGATCAGCTTGAACAGCTTCGTACCAATTTGGGAATTGATAAACTAATCACATTGCAGGATTTCATGCAATATCAGGATAATCAAATTCTTACCCCAAATCCTGTACATAAGCCCGATTTTCAGAAAAAATTGAATTTATTGATTGAGAAGTTTAATGGTTGA
- a CDS encoding IS4 family transposase encodes MSNITLFSQIIKKIERSIFKKLVEEKQTDKGCKGFDSWTHLVSMLFCHFAKSTSVRDISNGLRSATGNLNHLGIAKAPSKSSISYQNKRRDSDLFKELYYGLLKHLGQQASLSRVKLRIKAPVYLLDSTVVSLCLSMFDWATFRTKKGAVKMHTLLDYDGKLPVYVNITEGSMADNKGAYDIPLEKGSVIVADRYYNDFPMLNIWDSKGVFFVIRHKDNLKFSTINERRLPENTAQEVLIDEEIELVNPQSKVKYPGKLRRVAVWDEKNRQTVELITNNFKWSAKTIGDLYRCRWEIEIFFRDIKQLLHIKTFIGTSKNAVMIQIWTALITILLLKVMKATAKFGWHLSNLVAFIRLNIFVKIELQKWLDKPFEDHEKPPQKSQQGVLFPDYR; translated from the coding sequence ATGAGTAATATTACATTGTTTTCTCAGATTATTAAAAAAATCGAGCGTTCAATTTTCAAGAAACTGGTTGAAGAGAAGCAAACGGACAAGGGCTGCAAAGGCTTTGACAGCTGGACGCATTTGGTTTCCATGCTTTTTTGCCATTTTGCCAAAAGTACTTCTGTAAGGGATATTTCAAACGGCCTGCGTTCGGCCACGGGGAACCTCAACCATCTGGGGATTGCCAAGGCACCATCCAAGTCCAGTATCAGTTATCAGAACAAGCGCAGGGACTCTGACCTGTTCAAGGAGCTGTATTACGGGCTTCTGAAGCATTTAGGACAGCAGGCGTCCCTGAGCAGGGTAAAACTACGGATCAAGGCTCCCGTCTATCTGCTCGACTCCACGGTGGTAAGTCTTTGCCTTTCGATGTTTGACTGGGCAACCTTCAGGACCAAAAAGGGTGCTGTAAAGATGCATACGCTTCTGGACTATGACGGGAAACTCCCTGTTTATGTGAATATTACAGAAGGAAGTATGGCAGACAATAAAGGCGCTTATGATATTCCTTTGGAGAAAGGATCCGTTATAGTGGCGGACCGCTATTACAATGACTTTCCGATGCTCAACATTTGGGACAGCAAGGGGGTCTTTTTCGTCATAAGGCACAAGGATAACCTTAAGTTCAGCACAATCAATGAACGTCGACTCCCTGAAAATACTGCACAGGAAGTACTGATAGACGAAGAAATTGAACTGGTAAACCCGCAGTCAAAAGTGAAGTACCCCGGAAAACTCAGAAGAGTGGCTGTATGGGACGAAAAAAACCGACAGACCGTCGAACTGATTACCAATAACTTCAAATGGTCAGCAAAGACAATCGGTGATCTTTACCGGTGCCGATGGGAGATTGAGATCTTCTTCAGGGACATCAAGCAGTTACTCCATATCAAAACCTTTATCGGAACATCGAAAAATGCCGTGATGATCCAGATATGGACCGCGCTGATCACCATTCTGCTCCTAAAAGTGATGAAGGCAACCGCTAAATTCGGATGGCATCTGTCCAATCTGGTTGCATTTATCAGACTGAACATATTCGTTAAAATAGAGCTGCAAAAGTGGCTGGACAAACCCTTTGAAGACCATGAAAAACCTCCTCAAAAAAGCCAACAGGGGGTTCTATTTCCGGATTACAGATAA
- the csx2 gene encoding TIGR02221 family CRISPR-associated protein — translation MSRKVFLSFLGTNDYKECNYYLEGNPGQKVEKVKYIQEALIRLFCQDFSSNDQVLLFLTEKAEQMNFRDNGQFNKRTQRFDLPNIGLNSRLQELKKEGFQFQINHKRIKEGFSEEEVWSIFETVADEIQEGDQIIFDITHAFRFLPMLGVVLLNYLKVTKNISVKGIHYGAFEKLGTIQEVQAMDEDDRNAPIIDLNMLLEFQSWASAVNSFVKFGSTKELNEASQSKIKSRMAETKGSDLATKDLRYVIDQLSELTSDIQTNRLNFLLGRDFALFQKKITSVQNTDIVVKPFKQILRLIERKATPIITSSDLIWLESAKWCLEHKLIQQAYTQLQEGLLTYCMIEFNKEIETNVNFQTVLAKYQITQMVSIIELKDRDFYKGLLNVIYQKSQNKVKWNTEYYLVELAGIFQDTRFEKLGTVFAHITESRNDINHAGLRKNPMKAEALQKRIGELISQVETLLKS, via the coding sequence ATGTCTAGAAAAGTATTTTTATCGTTTTTAGGCACAAATGATTACAAGGAGTGTAATTATTACCTGGAAGGAAATCCTGGCCAAAAAGTTGAAAAGGTAAAATATATTCAGGAGGCCCTTATACGTCTTTTTTGTCAAGATTTCTCCTCCAACGATCAAGTCCTACTGTTTCTTACGGAAAAGGCTGAACAAATGAATTTTAGGGATAATGGTCAATTCAATAAAAGAACCCAACGATTTGACCTTCCTAATATTGGTTTAAACTCACGGCTTCAAGAACTCAAAAAAGAGGGATTTCAATTTCAAATCAATCACAAACGGATCAAAGAAGGATTCTCTGAAGAGGAAGTTTGGTCTATTTTTGAAACTGTTGCAGATGAAATACAGGAGGGGGACCAGATAATCTTTGACATCACCCATGCATTTCGATTTCTTCCCATGCTTGGTGTGGTCTTGCTCAATTACCTTAAAGTGACTAAGAACATATCTGTAAAAGGGATTCACTATGGAGCTTTTGAGAAGTTGGGAACAATTCAAGAAGTCCAGGCAATGGATGAGGATGACAGAAATGCCCCTATTATCGACTTGAACATGCTTTTGGAATTTCAATCCTGGGCTTCTGCTGTAAATAGCTTTGTGAAATTCGGTTCAACCAAAGAGTTGAACGAGGCTAGTCAATCAAAAATCAAATCCAGAATGGCAGAAACAAAAGGCTCTGATTTGGCGACAAAGGATTTAAGGTATGTAATCGATCAGTTATCTGAATTAACTTCCGACATACAAACCAATAGACTTAACTTTTTACTTGGAAGGGATTTCGCCTTGTTTCAAAAAAAGATAACTTCTGTTCAGAATACGGATATTGTTGTTAAGCCGTTCAAACAAATACTTCGGTTAATAGAAAGGAAAGCCACACCAATAATTACATCTTCTGATTTGATTTGGTTAGAAAGTGCCAAATGGTGTTTGGAACATAAGTTGATTCAACAAGCTTACACTCAGCTACAGGAAGGCTTACTAACCTACTGTATGATTGAATTTAATAAGGAAATTGAAACAAATGTTAATTTTCAAACTGTTCTTGCCAAATACCAAATAACTCAAATGGTTTCAATTATCGAATTGAAAGACAGAGACTTTTATAAGGGATTGTTGAATGTTATTTACCAAAAATCTCAAAATAAAGTTAAATGGAATACAGAATATTATTTGGTGGAACTTGCTGGAATTTTTCAGGATACAAGATTTGAAAAACTAGGGACGGTTTTTGCCCACATTACCGAATCGAGAAATGATATCAATCACGCTGGTCTTAGAAAAAACCCCATGAAAGCCGAAGCGCTACAAAAGAGAATTGGAGAATTGATATCTCAAGTAGAAACACTTTTAAAATCTTAA
- a CDS encoding TIGR03986 family type III CRISPR-associated RAMP protein codes for MITAPYNFVPLNDHIVTPYWGPAISHDKPFIDSQSGVLNVEITAESPIFVRNGEIRKKNKDGKEIINSDFNQFKSKYFIPGSSIKGMLRNFVEVMTFGRMEDKVNDVKYSVRDFNNNGIYPKSDISKEVQCGWLKFDGVKYLLTPCGRPGRISHKNLDKISGATKISEYYHQNSNINSDKKRSAKAKYEAFPFKKDGYAFKYQSADEPEDGIGREKYVLDETGQGKKGTIVFTGQPGVRKEKENQGKQYEFIFFNYNNPEISLDKDEEGKPHEIIRNLFHAYYDHDKGQQKDDWKWRKAQLLNGKPIPVFFRLKDYDKAPSSSNLLDMGLAFLYKITYNFSVKESIQNYQKSENLQYPDFADCLFGYIKKTGNNKFDSLKGRVMISHAFAEEGANPLPQKTDVLGGPKATYYPNYIQQELKNGQGKISGNYFTFKNQKSRIRGWKKYPIRYSDPISNPAPIIKGKVNEEVASQYSPLPKGTKFKFKIAYHNLRKEELGALISALTFHGNEGFYHNIGMAKPLGYGKISFSIQNKKEAELNFLLKEFECYMNYALAPKGITWLDSPQVKELFSMSKPSEKGDKILKYQKLDMENRVNDFNQAKKDGLALQDFSKIVDPVKISSKASISEIEQKKIFHSTQSSYFESLALKGKEDPTSLYRISVEREIAKIILEQKEVLIEKLNEKRNQLKLEKLNQLAQKNLEIEQARLEEKLSNPINLESVKLNSRAFESLEKAMKVFQVKFKNGPIQDSQDQEILKRKLKEIFSVLPEKEKIKWKDSSWENNQYYKKICKWLGESETKKILKES; via the coding sequence TTGATTACTGCACCGTACAATTTTGTTCCTCTCAATGACCATATTGTAACTCCTTACTGGGGACCTGCAATATCACATGATAAGCCATTTATTGATTCCCAGTCTGGTGTATTGAATGTTGAAATTACAGCGGAGAGTCCGATTTTCGTTAGAAATGGGGAGATCCGAAAAAAAAACAAAGATGGAAAGGAAATTATAAATTCTGATTTTAACCAATTCAAATCAAAATATTTTATACCTGGATCATCCATTAAAGGTATGCTTCGAAACTTTGTAGAGGTCATGACCTTTGGAAGAATGGAGGATAAAGTCAATGATGTAAAATATTCTGTGAGGGATTTTAACAATAATGGCATTTATCCCAAAAGCGATATTTCAAAGGAAGTTCAGTGTGGTTGGTTAAAATTTGATGGAGTGAAATATCTTTTAACACCTTGCGGAAGACCGGGAAGAATTTCGCATAAAAATCTGGATAAAATCTCAGGGGCAACAAAAATTTCGGAGTATTATCATCAGAACTCGAATATTAATTCAGACAAAAAAAGATCAGCTAAGGCAAAATATGAAGCTTTTCCATTTAAAAAAGACGGGTATGCATTTAAATACCAATCTGCGGATGAGCCTGAGGATGGTATAGGCAGAGAAAAATATGTCCTTGATGAGACAGGTCAAGGGAAAAAAGGCACGATAGTTTTTACAGGTCAACCAGGTGTCCGAAAAGAAAAAGAAAATCAGGGGAAACAATACGAATTTATATTCTTTAACTACAATAATCCTGAAATTTCTCTCGACAAAGATGAAGAGGGAAAACCGCATGAAATCATTAGAAACCTCTTTCATGCCTATTATGACCATGACAAAGGGCAGCAAAAAGACGACTGGAAATGGAGAAAAGCCCAACTCTTAAATGGCAAACCAATTCCTGTATTTTTCCGTCTCAAGGATTATGATAAAGCTCCATCATCCAGTAATCTACTGGATATGGGTCTCGCCTTTTTATATAAAATAACCTACAATTTTTCTGTAAAAGAAAGCATTCAGAACTATCAAAAATCGGAAAATTTACAATATCCTGATTTTGCAGACTGTCTTTTTGGGTACATCAAAAAAACCGGGAACAATAAGTTTGATTCTCTGAAAGGCCGCGTGATGATCAGTCATGCTTTTGCAGAAGAAGGAGCTAATCCACTTCCCCAGAAAACAGACGTGTTGGGTGGTCCTAAAGCCACATATTACCCAAATTACATTCAACAAGAACTCAAGAACGGACAAGGTAAAATATCCGGAAACTATTTCACTTTTAAGAATCAAAAAAGCAGAATCAGAGGTTGGAAAAAATATCCTATCAGGTATTCCGATCCTATTTCCAATCCCGCTCCCATTATTAAAGGCAAGGTAAATGAAGAAGTGGCAAGCCAGTACTCCCCCCTACCGAAAGGGACCAAATTCAAATTTAAAATTGCTTACCATAACCTTCGTAAAGAAGAATTAGGAGCGTTGATTTCTGCACTTACCTTTCATGGAAATGAGGGGTTCTATCACAACATCGGCATGGCCAAACCACTAGGCTACGGGAAGATTTCATTCTCCATTCAAAACAAGAAGGAAGCTGAATTGAATTTTCTTTTGAAAGAGTTTGAATGTTATATGAACTATGCCTTAGCCCCAAAGGGGATAACTTGGTTAGATTCTCCCCAGGTCAAAGAATTATTTTCCATGTCCAAACCTTCCGAAAAAGGGGATAAGATCTTGAAATATCAAAAGTTGGATATGGAAAATAGAGTTAATGATTTTAATCAGGCCAAAAAGGATGGTCTAGCGCTACAAGATTTTTCTAAAATAGTTGATCCCGTAAAAATTTCGAGTAAAGCATCAATATCAGAAATTGAACAAAAGAAGATCTTCCATTCTACACAATCATCTTATTTTGAATCTTTAGCTCTAAAAGGAAAGGAAGACCCAACTTCACTGTACAGAATATCTGTAGAAAGAGAAATAGCAAAGATTATTTTAGAGCAGAAAGAAGTTTTGATTGAGAAGCTTAATGAAAAACGTAATCAATTAAAACTGGAAAAACTTAATCAGCTAGCACAAAAAAATCTAGAAATTGAGCAAGCAAGACTTGAAGAAAAGCTAAGCAATCCCATCAATTTGGAATCCGTAAAATTGAACTCCCGAGCCTTTGAAAGCCTAGAGAAGGCAATGAAGGTGTTTCAGGTCAAGTTTAAAAATGGCCCCATTCAAGACTCACAAGATCAGGAAATTCTAAAGAGAAAATTGAAAGAAATATTTTCAGTTTTACCCGAAAAGGAAAAAATCAAATGGAAGGATTCCAGCTGGGAGAATAATCAATACTACAAAAAGATCTGCAAATGGTTAGGTGAAAGTGAAACCAAAAAAATTCTTAAAGAAAGCTAA